A stretch of Castanea sativa cultivar Marrone di Chiusa Pesio chromosome 2, ASM4071231v1 DNA encodes these proteins:
- the LOC142625844 gene encoding pumilio homolog 24 isoform X1: protein MAPKNQQSNKTNKRKHVPAAKHDAPDRPTSKKPKLAAPKHSGPPTTTKRSEKLFKPKFPKSEPDMVKKPPLSKRERRINAKELAETRKKKRKPYYELEHELASLWEKMRHRNIKKEDRSKLVTEALQKMRGKISEIAGSHISSRVLQTCVKYCSQAEKNAVFEELQPHFLTLAGNTYAVHVVKKMLDNASKTQLAGFISSLHGHVASLLRRKVGSIVIEHTYGLANATQKQELVMELYSAELQLFKDLVSLKESRLVDVISKLNLQKASVLRHMNKVVQPILEKGIVDHSIIHRVLMEYFSIADQPSATDVIQQLSSPLLIRMIESKDGSRIAMLCVKHGSAKERKKIIKGMKGLIGKIAHDHGGSLVLVCIVSTVDDTKLITKVVIREIRKILKELVFDKNGRLPLLQLLHPNCSRYFSPDDLTSLNLSIPSLSAKGESEAKSSKNEESNKTDSKNDTDTEVTEVEGNENTSGDELHLVEGGKKDPFLRRQELLVNSGLAEGLIDICIESAGELLRSNFGKEVIYEVATGGSDNILRPTLDDKLNTLHAKIASLAAKSSEESEEEHVLKNFHSSRAIRKLVLDCPTFACTLWKKALKGMCELWAKDHSCKVICAFLESSDSKVRGLAKKELQPLIDGGIIKIPETKHSANEG from the exons ATGGCGCCGAAGAACCAGCAGAGCAACAAGACCAATAAGCGAAAGCATGTTCCAGCAGCTAAGCACGACGCACCAGACCGCCCCACCTCCAAAAAACCCAAACTGGCCGCCCCAAAACATTCGGGTCCTCCCACCACAACCAAGCGCTCCGAAAAACTCTTCAAACCTAAGTTCCCGAAATCGGAACCCGATATGGTAAAAAAACCTCCATTGTCGAAGCGAGAACGTCGTATCAATGCCAAG GAATTGGCAGAGactaggaagaagaagaggaagccATATTACGAACTTGAGCAT GAACTTGCATCTCTATGGGAAAAGATGAGGCATCGCAATATTAAGAAAGAAGACAGATCCAA gtTGGTAACTGAAGCTCTTCAAAAGATGAGGGGAAAAATTTCTGAAATTGCAGGATCCCATATCTCTTCTCGTGTTCTGCAG ACTTGTGTAAAGTACTGTTCACAAGCTGAAAAGAATGCGGTATTTGAAGAGCTTCAGCCACATTTTCTTACTCTAGCAGGCAACACTTATGCGGTTCATGTGGTGAAGAAAATGTTAGACAATG CCTCCAAAACACAGCTGGCAGGGTTTATCTCCTCCCTCCATGGGCATGTGGCTTCTCTTCTTCGGCGAAAGGTTGGATCAATTG TTATTGAGCATACATATGGGTTAGCAAATGCAACACAAAAGCAGGAACTTGTAATGGAACTATATTCTGCAGAGCTTCAGTTGTTCAAGGATCTGGTCTCATTGAAAGAGAGCAg gTTAGTAGATGTAATCTCGAAGCTAAACCTACAGAAAGCTTCAGTCTTACGACACATGAACAAAGTTGTTCAACCAATTCTAGAAAAGGGAATAGTTGACCACTCTATCATACACAGGGTGTTAATGGAGTACTTCAGCATAGCTGATCAg CCCTCTGCTACAgatgtaatccaacagttgtCGAGTCCACTCCTTATTCGGATGATCGAATCCAAGGACGGATCCAGGATTGCAATGCTCTGTGTCAAGCATGGGAGTGCAAAG gaaagaaagaaaatcatcAAAGGAATGAAAGGCCTCATAGGCAAGATAGCTCATGATCACGGTGGGAGTTTG GTGCTTGTCTGCATTGTTTCAACTGTTGATGACACGAAGCTAATAACAAAG GTTGTGATTCGCGAGATTCGAAAGATTTTGAAGGAGCTTGTTTTTGATAAG AACGGAAGGCTTCCGTTACTGCAGCTACTTCATCCAAATTGTTCACGCTATTTCAGTCCTGATGATCTGACTTCTCTCAATTTATCTATTCCTTCTCTCAGTGCCAAG GGTGAGTCAGAAGCAAAATCATCAAAGAATGAAGAATCCAATAAGACAGATTCCAAAAATGACACAGACACAGAAGTGACTGAAGTGGAGGGCAATGAAAATACTTCTGGTGATGAACTTCACCTAGTtgagggaggaaaaaaagatcCTTTCTTAAGGAGGCAGGAGCTTTTGGTCAATAGTGGTCTTGCTGAG GGTCTAATTGATATATGTATCGAGAGTGCAGGAGAACTACTTAGATCAAATTTTGGCAAAGAAGTCATATACGAG GTTGCAACTGGAGGTTCTGATAACATTCTCCGCCCAACTTTGGATGACAAGCTGAATACCCTTCATGCAAAAATAGCATCTCTGGCAGCAAAGTCATCAGAAGAATCAGAGGAGGAGCACGTCCTCAAAAATTTCCATTCCAGTCGGGCAATTAGAAAACTTGTCTTGGATTGCCCCACATTTGCTTGTACTTTATGGAAGAAAGCTCTGAAAGGAATGTGTGAGTTGTGGGCCAAAGATCACAG CTGTAAGGTAATTTGTGCATTCTTGGAATCCTCTGATTCTAAGGTACGTGGACTGGCAAAAAAAGAGCTGCAGCCCTTGATAGATGGTGGCATTATCAAGATCCCTGAGACCAAGCATTCAGCAAATGAAGGTTAA
- the LOC142625845 gene encoding uncharacterized protein LOC142625845, which produces MARVGQESDFKACLVTQICSISTRSIACTHRQGCSLVKSHFIDWYHILGVEENAGTEVLRKQYHKLALQLHPDKNKHPKAETAFKLVSEAYTCLSDGAKKRAFDLERWKYFCLECNTIPYTARNSSASKPKGRTHTSQSRSHKILRVLKDIRERFREEAKVIENCLKTTATSRKESPLFNPPNHLFQSNQKTQNESPVFNPSDYSFQGGYPHLRTQLCKKLGNHWYLQTGNVMNCEKGSWRYDTPIFEVRSEAAMFRSKSACVRS; this is translated from the exons GAATCTGATTTCAAAGCCTGTTTAGTCACACAAATTTGCTCCATTTCAACACGTTCCATTGCTTGTACTCATAGACAAGGTTGCAGCCTTGTTAAATCACATTTCATCGATTGGTATCACATTCTTGga GTGGAAGAAAATGCTGGAACAGAAGTTTTGCGCAAGCAATACCATAAGCTTG CTTTGCAACTTCATCCAGATAAGAACAAGCACCCCAAGGCTGAAACTGCTTTCAAGCTTGTCTCAGAG GCATATACATGTCTCTCTGACGGTGCAAAGAAAAGAGCCTTTGATTTAGAGAGATGGAAATACTTCTGCCTTGAGTGCAATACAATTCCCTATACGGCTAGAAATTCCAGTGCTTCAAAACCCAAGGGGCGGACTCATACAAGCCAGTCAAGGTCTCACAAAATTCTGAGAGTTCTGAAAGACATTAGAGAAAGATTCAGAGAGGAGGCCAAGGTGATAGAGAACTGTTTGAAGACTACTGCAACATCAAGGAAAGAATCCCCTCTCTTCAATCCACCCAACCATTTATTCCAAAGCaaccaaaaaacccaaaacgaATCCCCAGTTTTCAATCCATCAGACTACTCATTCCAAGGAGGCTATCCTCATCTTCGGACCCAACTTTGCAAGAAACTGGGGAACCATTGGTACTTGCAGACAGGGAATGTGATGAATTGTGAAAAAGGAAGCTGGAGGTATGACACCCCAATTTTTGAAGTAAGATCAGAAGCTGCAATGTTTAGAAGCAAATCTGCTTGTGTGCGTTCCTAG
- the LOC142625844 gene encoding pumilio homolog 24 isoform X2, with protein sequence MAPKNQQSNKTNKRKHVPAAKHDAPDRPTSKKPKLAAPKHSGPPTTTKRSEKLFKPKFPKSEPDMVKKPPLSKRERRINAKELAETRKKKRKPYYELEHELASLWEKMRHRNIKKEDRSKLVTEALQKMRGKISEIAGSHISSRVLQTCVKYCSQAEKNAVFEELQPHFLTLAGNTYAVHVVKKMLDNASKTQLAGFISSLHGHVASLLRRKVGSIVIEHTYGLANATQKQELVMELYSAELQLFKDLVSLKESRLVDVISKLNLQKASVLRHMNKVVQPILEKGIVDHSIIHRVLMEYFSIADQPSATDVIQQLSSPLLIRMIESKDGSRIAMLCVKHGSAKERKKIIKGMKGLIGKIAHDHGGSLVLVCIVSTVDDTKLITKVVIREIRKILKELVFDKNGRLPLLQLLHPNCSRYFSPDDLTSLNLSIPSLSAKGESEAKSSKNEESNKTDSKNDTDTEVTEVEGNENTSGDELHLVEGGKKDPFLRRQELLVNSGLAEGLIDICIESAGELLRSNFGKEVIYEDLLDNRSFLGCIYIYIL encoded by the exons ATGGCGCCGAAGAACCAGCAGAGCAACAAGACCAATAAGCGAAAGCATGTTCCAGCAGCTAAGCACGACGCACCAGACCGCCCCACCTCCAAAAAACCCAAACTGGCCGCCCCAAAACATTCGGGTCCTCCCACCACAACCAAGCGCTCCGAAAAACTCTTCAAACCTAAGTTCCCGAAATCGGAACCCGATATGGTAAAAAAACCTCCATTGTCGAAGCGAGAACGTCGTATCAATGCCAAG GAATTGGCAGAGactaggaagaagaagaggaagccATATTACGAACTTGAGCAT GAACTTGCATCTCTATGGGAAAAGATGAGGCATCGCAATATTAAGAAAGAAGACAGATCCAA gtTGGTAACTGAAGCTCTTCAAAAGATGAGGGGAAAAATTTCTGAAATTGCAGGATCCCATATCTCTTCTCGTGTTCTGCAG ACTTGTGTAAAGTACTGTTCACAAGCTGAAAAGAATGCGGTATTTGAAGAGCTTCAGCCACATTTTCTTACTCTAGCAGGCAACACTTATGCGGTTCATGTGGTGAAGAAAATGTTAGACAATG CCTCCAAAACACAGCTGGCAGGGTTTATCTCCTCCCTCCATGGGCATGTGGCTTCTCTTCTTCGGCGAAAGGTTGGATCAATTG TTATTGAGCATACATATGGGTTAGCAAATGCAACACAAAAGCAGGAACTTGTAATGGAACTATATTCTGCAGAGCTTCAGTTGTTCAAGGATCTGGTCTCATTGAAAGAGAGCAg gTTAGTAGATGTAATCTCGAAGCTAAACCTACAGAAAGCTTCAGTCTTACGACACATGAACAAAGTTGTTCAACCAATTCTAGAAAAGGGAATAGTTGACCACTCTATCATACACAGGGTGTTAATGGAGTACTTCAGCATAGCTGATCAg CCCTCTGCTACAgatgtaatccaacagttgtCGAGTCCACTCCTTATTCGGATGATCGAATCCAAGGACGGATCCAGGATTGCAATGCTCTGTGTCAAGCATGGGAGTGCAAAG gaaagaaagaaaatcatcAAAGGAATGAAAGGCCTCATAGGCAAGATAGCTCATGATCACGGTGGGAGTTTG GTGCTTGTCTGCATTGTTTCAACTGTTGATGACACGAAGCTAATAACAAAG GTTGTGATTCGCGAGATTCGAAAGATTTTGAAGGAGCTTGTTTTTGATAAG AACGGAAGGCTTCCGTTACTGCAGCTACTTCATCCAAATTGTTCACGCTATTTCAGTCCTGATGATCTGACTTCTCTCAATTTATCTATTCCTTCTCTCAGTGCCAAG GGTGAGTCAGAAGCAAAATCATCAAAGAATGAAGAATCCAATAAGACAGATTCCAAAAATGACACAGACACAGAAGTGACTGAAGTGGAGGGCAATGAAAATACTTCTGGTGATGAACTTCACCTAGTtgagggaggaaaaaaagatcCTTTCTTAAGGAGGCAGGAGCTTTTGGTCAATAGTGGTCTTGCTGAG GGTCTAATTGATATATGTATCGAGAGTGCAGGAGAACTACTTAGATCAAATTTTGGCAAAGAAGTCATATACGAG GACCTATTGGACAATCGTTCTTTCCTTggctgtatatatatatatatattatga